In one window of Corynebacterium incognita DNA:
- the mraZ gene encoding division/cell wall cluster transcriptional repressor MraZ, which yields MFLGTYTPKLDDKGRLTLPAKFRDELAGGLMVTKGQDHSLAVYPREEFAERARKAAAVSRTNPKARAFIRNLAASADEQRPDGNGRITLSAAHREYANLSKECVVIGSVDFLEIWDAESWTAYQNETEDAYSAADADDVLAGLL from the coding sequence ATGTTTCTCGGAACCTACACTCCGAAGCTCGACGACAAAGGCCGCCTGACGTTGCCTGCGAAGTTCAGGGATGAACTGGCCGGGGGATTGATGGTGACCAAAGGGCAGGACCACTCCTTAGCGGTCTATCCGCGTGAAGAGTTCGCAGAACGTGCACGTAAGGCGGCTGCGGTCTCGCGCACCAACCCGAAGGCTCGCGCCTTCATCCGCAACCTGGCTGCCAGTGCGGATGAGCAAAGGCCAGACGGAAACGGGCGCATCACGCTGTCGGCTGCACACCGCGAGTACGCCAACCTTTCCAAGGAATGCGTAGTCATTGGTTCGGTGGATTTTCTTGAGATCTGGGATGCAGAATCCTGGACCGCGTACCAGAACGAGACAGAGGACGCCTACTCGGCGGCCGATGCAGACGACGTTCTCGCGGGGCTGTTATAA
- a CDS encoding DUF3040 domain-containing protein encodes MSLSEQELRTLREMEASLLAEDPKFGASVAGGSSFGDYSGGRITLRGVALVVVGLVMLIGGVALAQQSLWFVALSIVGFLVMFGACIWMLQGGRGDSAGGSLRLRSTSASQDSGRSRGGRTSGGGSSFGDRMEENFRRRFDER; translated from the coding sequence GTGTCGCTATCAGAGCAGGAGCTGCGGACCCTTCGTGAAATGGAGGCGTCCCTGCTCGCAGAGGACCCTAAGTTCGGTGCCTCGGTTGCTGGAGGGTCGAGTTTCGGGGACTACTCCGGCGGACGCATCACCTTGCGTGGTGTTGCTCTCGTGGTCGTCGGCCTGGTCATGCTTATCGGCGGTGTAGCACTTGCGCAGCAGAGTCTGTGGTTCGTAGCCTTGTCCATCGTCGGCTTCCTTGTCATGTTCGGCGCCTGCATCTGGATGCTGCAAGGCGGCCGAGGTGACTCGGCGGGCGGGTCGCTGCGTCTGCGCTCTACTTCTGCGTCGCAGGATTCCGGCCGGAGCCGTGGTGGCCGGACTTCTGGTGGCGGCTCCAGCTTCGGGGATCGCATGGAGGAAAACTTCCGCCGCAGGTTCGACGAACGCTAG
- a CDS encoding SAV_6107 family HEPN domain-containing protein encodes MATVISATTKFAGRPSGAAGRKQSYLNSAYHLMNDARNHIFHGKVDAAVESAYQAALRCAGARVADSPLAKRKRLPSSAWDRLAMVGVAEKEWADKFRGYSRMRSRLLSGLTVDVDAAKARELMALTAAFIDEVDHAGGAADFAA; translated from the coding sequence ATGGCTACCGTCATTTCCGCCACTACCAAGTTCGCTGGTCGCCCTTCTGGGGCGGCTGGACGGAAGCAGTCCTATCTTAACAGTGCGTACCACCTCATGAATGACGCGCGTAACCACATCTTTCACGGAAAGGTGGATGCCGCTGTGGAATCTGCCTACCAGGCTGCGCTTCGTTGCGCGGGCGCGCGGGTTGCAGATTCGCCCCTGGCTAAGCGGAAGCGCCTGCCGTCCAGTGCGTGGGACCGGCTGGCCATGGTTGGTGTGGCGGAGAAGGAATGGGCGGACAAGTTCCGCGGCTACTCCCGGATGCGTTCGCGTCTGTTAAGTGGCCTGACCGTTGACGTGGATGCGGCGAAGGCGCGTGAGTTGATGGCGCTGACGGCGGCGTTTATTGATGAGGTTGATCACGCCGGCGGCGCAGCGGATTTCGCGGCGTAG
- a CDS encoding GNAT family N-acetyltransferase has protein sequence MTVTLRRLTPIEFSMLTPLLVEIYIEAMGYPREKYLDRAHAWKGETMRPGFTAVLAEDESGALGFAYGFIGSRDTWWDKQVRRGFDERGGATESQEKVMQDYFEVAEIHVLPSTQGRGIGRQLLHGLLWNQPSAFAVLSTPEVPGESNPAFHLYRSFGFFDLLRFLEYPADTRSFAILALNLHDFQRPNRA, from the coding sequence GTGACCGTTACCCTTCGCCGACTGACCCCCATCGAATTCAGCATGCTGACTCCCCTGTTGGTGGAGATCTATATTGAAGCGATGGGTTATCCGCGGGAGAAATATCTCGACCGCGCGCACGCCTGGAAGGGCGAGACCATGCGTCCCGGCTTTACCGCTGTCCTCGCTGAAGACGAATCAGGGGCGCTGGGCTTCGCCTATGGCTTCATCGGGTCCCGTGACACCTGGTGGGACAAACAGGTGCGTCGCGGCTTCGACGAACGCGGAGGCGCCACCGAGTCCCAGGAAAAAGTCATGCAGGACTACTTCGAGGTCGCTGAGATCCACGTGCTCCCCTCGACCCAGGGCCGCGGCATCGGCCGCCAGCTACTACACGGTTTGTTGTGGAACCAGCCCAGTGCCTTCGCAGTACTGTCCACCCCGGAAGTTCCAGGGGAATCCAATCCCGCGTTCCACCTCTACCGCTCGTTCGGCTTCTTCGATCTCCTCCGCTTCCTGGAATACCCCGCGGACACCCGCTCCTTTGCCATCCTCGCCCTAAATCTGCATGACTTCCAGCGCCCCAATCGCGCCTGA
- a CDS encoding polyprenyl synthetase family protein, whose protein sequence is MTSSAPIAPERPRTRLTVHHPPRRARHSAGPGYPEHVTNSDFSSYPSNLEAVPEHVHRVLSDFFHARNAEVAEIGTPVSEAIAHLEAFVLGGGKRIRPLYAWAGFVGAGGLGGTHGAAEDPAAMLRAAASLEFIQACALIHDDIIDASDTRRGNPTVHRAVEQHHRDQGLRGDASTFGESMAILIGDMALVWAEDLFQDSGLSPAALQRSRDAWRGMRTEVIGGQLLDISLEATGSESVELANAVNRYKTAAYTIERPLHLGAAIAGADERTIKAFRGYGRDIGIAYQLRDDELGVFGDPAITGKPAGDDLREGKRTVMFALALQGAEDKDSAAAALLRENIGATDDPQLIAEMTRIIAESGAREAVEERITTLTESGLAHLREADIDDSVTATLEQLAIKSTARKM, encoded by the coding sequence ATGACTTCCAGCGCCCCAATCGCGCCTGAACGCCCCCGAACCCGCCTCACTGTCCACCACCCTCCCCGTCGTGCCCGTCACAGTGCGGGTCCGGGGTATCCTGAGCACGTGACTAACTCAGATTTCTCCTCCTACCCCAGCAACCTCGAGGCCGTTCCAGAGCACGTGCATCGCGTGCTTTCGGATTTTTTCCACGCCCGCAATGCCGAGGTAGCAGAAATCGGCACCCCGGTCAGCGAGGCCATCGCCCACCTCGAGGCCTTCGTCCTTGGCGGCGGCAAGCGCATCCGCCCTCTGTACGCGTGGGCAGGTTTCGTCGGCGCGGGCGGCCTGGGCGGCACGCACGGTGCAGCGGAAGATCCCGCGGCCATGCTGCGGGCGGCGGCGTCGCTGGAGTTTATCCAGGCGTGTGCCCTGATCCACGATGACATCATCGATGCCTCCGACACCCGGCGCGGCAACCCAACGGTCCACCGCGCTGTAGAGCAGCATCACCGCGACCAGGGCTTGCGTGGCGACGCTTCGACTTTCGGCGAGTCCATGGCCATCCTCATTGGCGACATGGCGTTGGTGTGGGCGGAAGACCTCTTTCAAGACTCCGGCCTGAGCCCCGCCGCGCTGCAGCGCTCCCGCGACGCCTGGCGCGGGATGCGTACGGAGGTCATCGGCGGACAGCTGCTGGACATTTCTCTCGAGGCCACAGGTTCCGAGTCCGTAGAGTTGGCCAACGCAGTAAACCGCTACAAGACGGCCGCATACACCATCGAAAGGCCTCTGCACTTGGGAGCCGCCATCGCCGGGGCGGACGAGCGCACCATTAAGGCTTTCCGCGGTTATGGCCGCGACATCGGTATCGCCTACCAGCTGCGCGATGACGAGCTGGGGGTCTTCGGCGACCCCGCCATCACTGGCAAGCCCGCCGGAGACGATCTGCGTGAAGGCAAGCGCACGGTCATGTTTGCCCTCGCGCTGCAGGGCGCGGAAGACAAAGACTCCGCAGCCGCCGCCTTGCTGCGGGAGAACATTGGCGCGACCGATGACCCCCAGCTCATCGCGGAAATGACACGCATCATTGCGGAATCCGGGGCCCGTGAAGCCGTGGAAGAACGCATCACCACGCTCACGGAGTCGGGACTGGCGCACCTGCGCGAGGCGGACATCGACGATTCCGTGACCGCCACGCTGGAGCAGCTGGCCATCAAGTCCACCGCGCGAAAGATGTAG
- a CDS encoding alpha-(1->6)-mannopyranosyltransferase A: protein MPTPPPSLTPPDAAAQQRPTEIRSYRLPDPFLLGIVGSVILALSSFGGGASRNRGGILDAWNIGVLAFGHGRNIMMFLFWVGLFLLVAAWILAGYQLFVEKRGVNVHRLLLGWLTPLAFAGPLASRDVYSYLMQGAMVRDGFDPYSEGATVNPGPFLLEVSHDWRNTTTPYGPLHLWVGEGVTTIVGDNVALGIIVYKIISLAGFAMITWAVPRLARALGGDEKLALWLSVANPVLILHLVGGMHNESIMVGLVSIGLVMILRHDVLGCAGGLALIGLAVAYKATAFIAVPFVVWIMLNHLAPREASSVAQRLGAFVVAGFIAVAEIIAAVAAVTWMSGSSWGWISEISGNSKIINPLAVPTLLADSVVPIAKVFNPEFSYNQTLSFFRGIFVVLMLVGLVTVWWLFRKNDREAIAGTAAAYQVAFLFNSVTLPWYYASVITLLGVFSPSRLVTKIAVGASVFLALAFSGDGNHQLYNWWWIIGTVALGWWAAETLFPHPAADEAPASSAKTAAA, encoded by the coding sequence ATGCCTACCCCGCCGCCCTCTTTGACCCCTCCTGACGCCGCTGCGCAGCAGCGCCCCACCGAGATACGATCCTATCGCCTGCCTGATCCGTTCCTCCTCGGCATCGTCGGGTCCGTCATCCTCGCTCTGTCGTCCTTCGGCGGCGGCGCCTCGCGCAACCGCGGCGGCATCTTGGACGCCTGGAACATCGGCGTCCTCGCCTTTGGCCACGGCCGCAACATCATGATGTTCCTCTTTTGGGTGGGCCTGTTCCTCCTGGTGGCCGCGTGGATCCTGGCAGGGTACCAACTGTTCGTCGAAAAGCGCGGCGTCAACGTCCACCGCCTGCTCCTGGGATGGCTCACCCCGCTCGCCTTCGCCGGGCCTTTGGCCTCGCGGGATGTCTATTCCTACCTCATGCAGGGAGCGATGGTGCGCGACGGCTTCGATCCCTACTCCGAGGGCGCGACCGTCAACCCTGGCCCCTTCTTGCTCGAGGTTTCCCACGACTGGCGCAATACGACCACGCCGTACGGCCCCCTGCACTTGTGGGTGGGCGAAGGCGTCACGACGATCGTGGGCGACAACGTCGCGCTCGGCATCATCGTCTACAAGATAATCTCCCTCGCCGGCTTTGCGATGATCACGTGGGCCGTGCCGCGTCTGGCCCGCGCGCTCGGCGGCGACGAGAAACTGGCCCTGTGGTTATCGGTGGCCAACCCGGTGCTCATCCTGCACCTGGTGGGCGGCATGCACAACGAGTCCATCATGGTGGGGCTCGTCAGCATCGGGCTGGTGATGATCCTCCGCCACGATGTCCTAGGCTGTGCCGGCGGCTTGGCTCTCATTGGGCTGGCCGTCGCGTACAAAGCAACCGCCTTCATTGCAGTCCCTTTCGTGGTGTGGATTATGCTCAACCACCTCGCGCCGCGAGAAGCCTCCTCGGTGGCGCAGCGCCTCGGCGCTTTCGTGGTGGCCGGCTTCATTGCCGTGGCTGAGATTATTGCCGCGGTGGCGGCGGTGACGTGGATGTCGGGGTCATCGTGGGGCTGGATTTCGGAGATCTCCGGCAACTCCAAGATCATTAACCCCTTGGCGGTGCCTACTCTCCTCGCGGACAGCGTAGTCCCTATCGCTAAGGTTTTTAACCCCGAGTTTTCCTATAACCAGACCTTGAGCTTCTTCCGCGGGATCTTCGTTGTATTGATGCTGGTGGGCCTGGTGACGGTGTGGTGGTTGTTCCGCAAGAATGACCGCGAGGCCATTGCCGGCACGGCGGCCGCGTATCAAGTGGCCTTCCTGTTCAACTCGGTGACCCTGCCGTGGTACTACGCCTCGGTGATTACCCTGCTGGGGGTGTTCTCCCCATCGCGCCTGGTCACCAAGATTGCGGTGGGTGCCTCGGTATTTTTGGCGCTGGCTTTTTCCGGCGACGGCAACCACCAGCTTTACAACTGGTGGTGGATCATCGGAACGGTCGCACTGGGTTGGTGGGCCGCGGAAACTCTCTTCCCCCACCCCGCCGCCGACGAAGCACCCGCGAGCTCTGCAAAGACTGCCGCGGCTTAG
- a CDS encoding helix-turn-helix domain-containing protein — protein MTNFDETPVSVEQLLAEETLLNLPEVADKLGIAVTRVHDLLNARKMLAWKVNNVRVVPESFFNDKGAINKFVSGTITVLTDGGYDDEDIFRYLFTADDSLPGRPIDALHGHLAREVIRRAQAMAF, from the coding sequence GTGACTAATTTCGACGAAACCCCAGTATCAGTTGAGCAGCTGCTCGCCGAGGAAACGCTTCTCAATCTCCCCGAGGTGGCGGATAAGCTCGGCATCGCGGTGACCCGCGTGCACGACCTGCTGAATGCTCGCAAGATGTTGGCCTGGAAGGTCAACAATGTTCGCGTGGTTCCTGAATCCTTCTTTAACGACAAGGGTGCCATCAACAAATTTGTGAGCGGCACCATCACTGTTTTGACTGATGGCGGGTACGACGACGAAGACATCTTCCGCTACCTGTTCACCGCCGATGACTCTCTGCCGGGTCGGCCTATCGACGCCCTGCACGGCCATCTGGCCCGTGAGGTCATCCGCCGCGCTCAGGCGATGGCCTTCTAA
- a CDS encoding protein kinase domain-containing protein, producing MSHTTAGKPSAIGDVLDGRYRIDHPIARGGMSTVYRCVDERLGRAVAAKVMAERYQEDPVFLNRFKREARAMAQLNHPNLVNVYDFSTSGDDVFLIMELITGGTLRELLAERGPMPPHAATAVMRAVLTGLSVIHARGLVHRDIKPDNVLINGDHRVKLADFGLIRATSASTHSTDSIVGTVSYISPEQVSGEDITPASDVYSAGVVFFELLTGTTPFSGDTPLAHAMARLENDVPAPSSRIEGVPKLFDALVASATARDPEERFPDAGQFLAALDDVAAELELPAFTVPIPRNSAAARTAAVPTDLPPLGENTTELHAAPQDESTTVLPPAQPPLHETRVLSFQEPEPEPETVPESDPVREPQWEPRPERQTAYRPDNRETHMFPAADSRAVPQQPVPAPIPAPAPARSATTEPPEKVLSNRSGVKFLLFLVLVAVIVGAVAVAAWWFGSGAYGQYPRLF from the coding sequence ATGTCTCACACGACCGCGGGAAAACCCAGTGCCATTGGCGACGTCTTGGACGGCCGCTACCGCATCGATCACCCGATCGCCCGCGGCGGCATGTCCACGGTCTACCGCTGTGTGGACGAGCGCCTGGGCCGCGCGGTAGCGGCCAAGGTGATGGCGGAGCGCTACCAGGAAGACCCGGTCTTCCTCAACCGCTTTAAGCGGGAGGCGCGCGCCATGGCGCAGTTGAACCACCCCAACCTGGTGAACGTCTACGACTTCTCCACCTCTGGCGATGACGTATTCCTCATCATGGAGCTCATCACGGGCGGTACCTTGCGCGAGCTTCTGGCGGAGCGCGGCCCCATGCCGCCGCATGCCGCGACCGCAGTGATGCGGGCGGTGTTGACTGGCTTATCAGTCATCCACGCCCGCGGGCTCGTGCACCGCGACATCAAGCCGGATAACGTGCTCATTAACGGCGACCACCGGGTCAAGCTGGCGGACTTTGGCCTCATCCGGGCGACGAGCGCGTCCACGCATTCCACCGACTCCATCGTGGGCACGGTGTCCTATATTTCCCCGGAGCAGGTCTCGGGCGAGGACATCACCCCGGCCAGCGATGTGTACTCCGCCGGCGTAGTCTTCTTTGAGTTACTGACGGGCACCACCCCGTTTAGCGGTGACACTCCTCTCGCGCACGCCATGGCGCGGTTGGAGAACGATGTCCCTGCCCCGTCGTCGCGCATCGAGGGGGTGCCGAAGCTTTTCGACGCCCTCGTAGCCTCAGCGACCGCACGGGACCCCGAGGAGCGTTTCCCCGACGCCGGTCAATTCCTCGCAGCGCTTGACGACGTCGCGGCGGAGCTCGAGCTCCCAGCGTTTACCGTGCCAATCCCGCGCAATTCGGCGGCGGCGCGCACCGCGGCGGTGCCCACCGACCTCCCGCCCCTGGGGGAAAACACCACGGAGCTGCACGCTGCCCCACAGGACGAGAGCACCACGGTTCTCCCGCCCGCACAGCCCCCGCTGCATGAGACCCGGGTGTTGAGCTTTCAGGAACCAGAACCAGAGCCCGAAACGGTGCCCGAGTCTGATCCGGTCCGCGAACCTCAGTGGGAACCGCGACCGGAGCGGCAGACCGCGTATCGTCCAGACAATCGCGAGACACACATGTTTCCCGCGGCGGATTCCCGCGCGGTACCACAGCAACCCGTCCCGGCGCCGATCCCTGCGCCTGCCCCGGCGCGCTCTGCTACGACGGAGCCGCCGGAGAAGGTACTCAGCAACCGCTCCGGCGTGAAGTTCCTGCTCTTCCTCGTCCTCGTCGCCGTGATCGTGGGCGCCGTGGCCGTGGCCGCCTGGTGGTTCGGTTCCGGCGCCTACGGCCAATACCCGCGGTTGTTCTAG
- a CDS encoding class II 3-deoxy-7-phosphoheptulonate synthase translates to MSWTIDIDKRVLPDLPPLPDGIREQFEDVISRDAKQQPKWDQATADNVRKILESVPPIVLPPEINALRRKMADVANGKAFLLQGGDCAETFESNTEPHIRSNVRTLLQMAAVLTYGASTPVVKLARIAGQYAKPRSSDLDGNGLPNYRGDIVNGVEPTEEGRRPDPARMIRAYANSSATMGLVRALTSSGTADLYKLHEWNREFVANSKAGARYEALAREIENALKFMDACGVSDTELRRSEIYCSHEALLVDYERGMLRLGQDEFGTTKLYDLSAHQVWVGERTRGMDDFHIGFAALIGNPIGVKIGPGITPEEAVAYAEKLDPHREPGRLTMVARMGHDKVRTVLPPVIRAVEESGHKVVWQSDPMHGNTFTSSNGYKTRHFDKVLDEVQGFFEVHRELGTHPGGIHLEFTGEDVTECLGGAEDITDIDLPGRYESACDPRLNTQQSLELSFLVAEMLRN, encoded by the coding sequence ATGAGCTGGACAATTGACATCGACAAAAGGGTTCTTCCGGACCTGCCCCCACTCCCAGATGGCATCCGCGAGCAGTTTGAGGACGTCATCTCCCGCGACGCCAAACAACAGCCGAAGTGGGACCAGGCTACCGCGGACAACGTCCGCAAGATCCTCGAGTCAGTCCCGCCGATTGTCCTGCCCCCGGAAATTAACGCGCTCCGCCGGAAGATGGCGGACGTTGCGAACGGCAAAGCCTTCTTGCTTCAGGGTGGCGATTGTGCCGAGACTTTTGAATCCAACACCGAGCCGCATATTCGCTCCAACGTGCGCACCTTGCTGCAGATGGCGGCGGTGTTAACCTACGGCGCGTCCACGCCAGTGGTGAAACTCGCGCGCATTGCTGGCCAGTACGCCAAGCCACGGTCCTCGGATCTTGATGGCAACGGGCTGCCCAATTACCGCGGTGACATCGTTAACGGCGTGGAACCTACTGAGGAGGGGCGCCGCCCCGATCCTGCCCGCATGATCCGCGCGTACGCCAACTCGTCGGCAACCATGGGGCTCGTGCGCGCGCTGACTTCCTCGGGTACGGCCGACCTGTACAAGTTGCACGAGTGGAACCGGGAATTCGTGGCCAACTCGAAGGCTGGGGCTCGCTACGAGGCACTGGCTCGGGAGATTGAAAACGCTCTGAAGTTCATGGACGCTTGCGGGGTGTCCGATACCGAGCTTCGCCGCTCGGAGATTTACTGCTCCCACGAGGCACTCCTGGTGGACTATGAGCGCGGTATGCTGCGTCTGGGCCAGGATGAGTTCGGCACTACCAAGCTTTACGATCTCTCCGCGCACCAAGTCTGGGTGGGCGAGCGCACCCGCGGGATGGATGACTTCCACATTGGTTTCGCCGCGCTCATCGGTAACCCCATCGGTGTGAAGATCGGTCCGGGTATCACACCGGAAGAGGCAGTGGCCTACGCCGAGAAGCTCGATCCGCACCGGGAGCCGGGCCGCCTCACCATGGTCGCCCGCATGGGCCACGACAAGGTGCGCACCGTGCTTCCCCCGGTCATCCGCGCAGTGGAGGAGTCCGGTCACAAGGTGGTGTGGCAGTCGGATCCGATGCACGGCAACACCTTCACCTCGTCCAACGGCTACAAAACCCGCCACTTTGACAAGGTGCTGGACGAGGTTCAGGGATTCTTCGAGGTGCACCGCGAGCTGGGCACCCACCCGGGCGGTATCCACCTTGAGTTCACCGGTGAGGACGTCACCGAGTGCCTGGGCGGCGCCGAGGACATCACCGACATCGATCTCCCGGGCCGCTACGAGTCCGCGTGCGACCCGCGCCTGAATACTCAGCAGTCGTTGGAGCTGTCGTTCCTCGTCGCGGAGATGCTGCGTAACTAA
- a CDS encoding acyltransferase family protein yields MAVPRVKARHRAQPKRLAWPDAAKGVSIVGVVLLHISLVVPDADLQQWLVTTNKVLSPLRMPLFFLVSGYFSTKVLRQSFGQLMLKRVWFFLVPYFMWIPIQHYASSWHYHLSGAGPLITLPAVMDSMFRGHNMGWFLYALALFNIALWLLKFLPRWLAMVLSVVIPLVCLPYYEHFHMVSKALMYLPLFLVGALFKDAVTTFVYEVRRAYRSPRGAIYVAISVALYVGGLRLRAWWDSLEGLQTADWPLWNAETLVDVELLVLVKSLQQYITMPFAIMCALVLAATGPLSWGFQVIGRNTLPIYLSHPVALSLAYGLVRLRMGVDIVDGGAWPWENPNFWIIYCVVICGLVGFLVWGLNKIPVLGWFVQPPHLWILEDHVDGVAERRAERRHARQKARQAAKTAETLAARRQG; encoded by the coding sequence GTGGCGGTACCGCGAGTGAAGGCGCGGCATCGGGCACAACCCAAGAGGTTGGCATGGCCTGATGCTGCCAAAGGTGTCTCCATCGTCGGCGTCGTCTTGCTGCACATCTCTCTCGTGGTGCCCGATGCGGACCTGCAGCAATGGCTGGTGACCACCAACAAGGTGTTGTCGCCGCTAAGAATGCCATTGTTCTTTCTGGTCAGCGGCTACTTCTCTACTAAGGTACTGCGGCAAAGTTTTGGCCAGCTGATGCTCAAACGCGTGTGGTTCTTCCTCGTGCCGTACTTCATGTGGATCCCCATTCAGCACTACGCCTCGTCGTGGCACTACCACCTATCAGGTGCGGGCCCTTTGATCACGCTTCCAGCGGTGATGGACAGCATGTTCCGCGGGCACAACATGGGTTGGTTTCTTTACGCCCTGGCACTTTTCAATATTGCCCTGTGGTTGCTCAAGTTCCTCCCACGCTGGCTGGCGATGGTGCTTTCCGTCGTGATACCTCTGGTGTGCCTTCCGTATTACGAGCATTTCCACATGGTGTCCAAGGCGTTGATGTATCTGCCGTTGTTCCTCGTGGGGGCGTTGTTTAAGGACGCCGTCACCACATTCGTGTACGAGGTGCGGCGAGCCTACCGCAGCCCGCGGGGCGCGATCTACGTCGCAATATCCGTTGCGTTGTATGTGGGGGGCCTGCGGCTTCGAGCTTGGTGGGACAGCCTGGAGGGATTGCAAACCGCGGACTGGCCTTTGTGGAACGCTGAGACGCTTGTCGACGTCGAGTTGCTTGTCCTAGTCAAAAGCCTGCAGCAGTACATCACCATGCCCTTCGCCATCATGTGCGCGCTAGTGTTGGCGGCGACAGGCCCGCTGTCGTGGGGCTTCCAGGTCATCGGGCGCAATACACTTCCGATTTATCTCTCACACCCGGTTGCCCTGTCGTTGGCCTACGGTTTGGTGCGTCTGCGCATGGGCGTGGACATCGTCGACGGCGGCGCCTGGCCGTGGGAGAATCCCAACTTCTGGATTATCTATTGCGTTGTCATCTGTGGACTCGTTGGCTTCCTCGTCTGGGGCCTAAATAAGATTCCCGTTCTCGGATGGTTCGTGCAACCTCCTCACCTGTGGATACTCGAGGATCACGTGGATGGGGTAGCAGAACGTCGCGCCGAGCGCCGCCACGCTCGGCAAAAGGCCCGCCAGGCTGCAAAAACAGCGGAGACATTGGCCGCACGGCGTCAGGGCTAA
- a CDS encoding polyadenylate-specific 3'-exoribonuclease AS, which produces MRYFYDTEFIEDGNTIELVSIGIVAEDGREYYAVSTDFHASRANAWVRENVLDKLPSPQHPAWKSARTIREEVLDFLTAGGRRPELWAWVGGYDHVVLAQLWGDMAGLPRQLPRFTHELKQYWEFAGKPSLPAVPSGNHDALVDARHNLAKFQACQAVLPIDSTTRVVAG; this is translated from the coding sequence GTGCGCTACTTCTACGACACAGAGTTTATTGAAGATGGGAACACCATCGAGCTGGTCTCGATAGGGATCGTCGCAGAAGACGGCCGTGAGTATTACGCGGTGTCCACCGACTTCCACGCTTCCCGCGCCAACGCATGGGTGCGAGAGAACGTGTTGGACAAACTTCCCTCACCTCAGCACCCCGCGTGGAAGAGCGCCCGAACCATCCGCGAGGAGGTGTTGGACTTCCTCACCGCGGGAGGGAGGCGCCCCGAGCTATGGGCGTGGGTCGGCGGTTACGACCACGTGGTCCTTGCCCAATTGTGGGGGGACATGGCGGGGCTGCCGCGGCAACTGCCGCGCTTTACCCACGAACTCAAGCAGTATTGGGAATTCGCCGGAAAACCGTCGCTACCTGCGGTGCCGTCAGGGAACCACGACGCCCTGGTGGACGCGCGCCATAACTTGGCCAAGTTTCAAGCCTGCCAGGCGGTGCTGCCAATTGACTCGACAACCCGTGTGGTTGCGGGGTAA